Within Mucilaginibacter inviolabilis, the genomic segment TCATGTACAATATCTTTAGCTACAGCGCTATCTTTGCAGTGATTCCACGCAATGGCCAGCATTTGCTTCCAGTACCGGTTATAAATTTCGGTAAACGCGGCCTGTTCACCTTTCTTTAAATGAAAGGTAAGCAGTTCATCAGTATAATTGTTATAATCTGACATATAAGGAGGGGGCCCTAAGCTTGAAAATTTTAACAGAAAAAATTAATAGCCACGAGACAGGATTACATGCAGATCATTCCAATAAATCACATTTCTAATTTGAGGTAAAGCTTTTCCCATATTTTATTTTAAATAAATACAAATTATATAATCACGCGCAGCCTCAACCCTAATTATACCCTGAATACCTTTGCCCAGGTAACATATTTAAATTTTAAGCCAATAGTAAAGTCATTGATAATGAGTAAACTACTTTTGCTTGTGACAGTCGAAATTGGTTATAAATGAACAAGTCAGGGTGGCTAAGATAATAAAAAACGTTAAATCATCGCCAACTTTTAAATGCTTCCTAATATAGTAAAATTGCACGTCTTTTAACTAGCCCATCTAGTGTTATTTGTATACTGAACATTGTTCATTATATTTGCGATGCATTTTATCATTCATGGGAGTTACAGAAAGAAAAGAACGAGAAAAAACAGAGATGAGGGAGCTGATCACAGCTGCTGCCATGAAAATGTTCCTGGAGGATGGCTACGCTAAAACTTCCATTCGGGGTATAGCAGATGCCATAGAGTACAGCCCCGGTACAATTTATTTGTATTTTAAAGATAAGGACGAACTGTTGTATGAAGTACAAGCTGATGCTTATGGCCGCTTATTAGAAGTGTTTCAAAAGGAAGCGACTAGTACCGATCCACTCGAAAGGCTTAGTCAGATAGGTAGGGCTTATATTGATTTTGGCTTAAATAATCCCGAGCTCTATGATCTGATGTTCATTATCCGTTCCCCAATGAATGTTGACGAAAAGCTTCATAAGGTTAATGGAGAAAACTGTCTGAATTTTTTGATCGAATGCCTGACGAATTGTATTAGTAAAGATTTGCTCCGTATTAATGACGTACAGCAGGCTACGTTACAAATATGGAGTACTGTACATGGGTTGGTATCTCTTCACCTACGTTGCCGCTTAAAAATTATGGTTGAGTCCGAGGAGGAGGTACCCCAGATGTTGATAAAAACAATGGAAGATTATTTAGCATCTGTAACAAAATAAAAAAAATTTAGTCTATTAATAAACACTGTTCATTATGTAAACGTCGAATATTTCTTTTGCCATGTAGAAGTAATATGTCAGGCATTCGTTCTTAAACAATATTTTAAATAAATTTTTTTGTCTTTTAACTAAACATAGTTCATTATGTATACATTGTTCACAAGGGGATTAATTCCCATTTTTACTTTTTTGTTTTTATGTCATATAAGTGCGTTAGGCCAAAACCATCACCAGCAACTTGATGATTATGTGGACATAGCCTTTGCACAAAATCAAGGACTGAAGGAGCAGCAGTTTGATCTGGATAAGGCCATGTCGGCTTTAAAGGAAGCTCAGGCCATGTATTTGCCAACGGTGAGTTTGCTTGGGAGTTATACGCGGTCGGCAGGTGGGCGTACCATAGATGTGCCGGTTGGAGATTTGGTTAATCCGGTTTATACTGCACTTAATCAACTAACCAATTCTAACAAATTCCCTCAGCTTAAAAACGAATCATTTCTGCTCAACCCCAATAACTTTTACGATGCCAAATTACGAACTTCATTACCGTTGATTAACGCGGAGATCCGCTATAATAAGTTAATCAAGCAACAACTTATTACCAGTCAGCAGGCTGCTGTAAATGTTTATAAAAGGGCCTTGGTAAAAGATATTAAGACAGCTTATTATCGGTATTATCAATCGCTGCAAAGCATCGCAACTTATAATAGCGCTACATTATTGATAAAAGAGAATATTCGGGAAAACGAAAGTATGCTCCGGAATGGCATCCGTAATGGAACAGCCTTGCTCCGGTCAAAAACAGAACAGGAAAAAAATAACGCGGCATTGATACAGGCGCAGCATAATATGAAAAATGCGAAATCGTATTTTAACTTTCTGTTGAACCGCCCACTACAGGATTCTATATTGATCGAAAATGAAACTGTTGCGGATATAATTACAGCCCCCGATACTAGTGCTGGTATCGGCCGTCGGGAAGAAATAAAGCAGCTGCGTACCATGCAACAAGTTTATACGCTTGATTATAAACTGCAGAAATCTGGCTTTATTCCTAAAGTTAACACATTTATTGACTTGGGGTCGCAGGGGTTTGATTTTAACGTAAATAATAAAACGCGGTATTATTTATGGGGAGTAAATCTGCAATGGGATATTTTTACCGGCGGGCAGCGTAAGTATCGTGCCGAACAATCAAGAGCCAACGTAAACTCAACTATTGCTCAACTTGATCAGACCCAGCAATCCTTGCAGCTCCAGTTAGATCAAACCTATAATAATTATCAATCTGCTAAAGCAGCCTATAAAAGTATTACTGCTCAGTTATTGTTTGCCGGTAAATATTATAACGACCAGCTAAAGGCCTACAGAGCTGGTCAATTGCTTTACCTTGAATTGGTAGATGCACAAGATCAATTAACTACTGCGCGCCTGCAAATGGCAGATGCGGAGGCCAATGTACAAATTGCCCTTGCCGAACTTGAACGTGAGCAGGCTACTTATCCTATTAACAACCCTAATCAGAAATAAATTATATGAAAACCTTTAAATATACCGGTTTATTAATGTGCATTCCTTTGATGTACTCTTGTAAATCGCATCCGGTTGCGATCAGTAAAAATGGTGGCACTGACACCATACCTGTACAAACTATACTATTAAAGCAACAGAATAACAATGCTATTATGGCTGTATCGGGGCAATTTACCACCGATGATGAGGTAATGTTATCCTTCAAAACAGGAGGGATCATTAACAGCCTGAATGTAAAAGAAGGTGATGCTGTGAAAAAGGGTCAGTTGTTGGCCACACTTAACCTTACAGAGATCAACGCACAGGTGCAACAAGCCAGTCTTTCTGTTGAAAAAGCACAGCGTGATTATCAGCGTATCCAAAATTTATATAAGGATAGCGTAGCTACACTGGAACAATTACAAAATAATAAAACAGCACTACAACAGGCACAGCAGCAATGGAATATGGCAAAATATAATCGCCAGTATTCAGAAATACATGCCCCAAAGGATGGATACATATTACGCAAACTCGCTAATGCGGGGCAACTGGTGACTGCTGGTACTGCGGTATTGCAAACTAATGGAGCGGAAACCAATAAATGGATTTTGCGTGTGGGTATTAGTGATAGTGAATGGGCAAGGTTGCAGTTGAACGACCATGCACAAATTCAAACGACTGCATTGCCTGGACAAACACTTCAGGGCACGGTTACGCGTAAATCAGAGGGGGTGGATGCAGTTACCGGTACTTTTAGTGCAGACATCACTCTTACAGGTAAAAAGCCCAAAGCTATTGCAGCAGGAATGTTTGGAAAAGCCGTAATTACGCCTACACACACGAGTGAAGGCGGCAGCGAATGGCAGATTCCTTATGAAGCACTGTTAGATGGCGATGGTGCCAGTGGTTATGTTTTTGTAACTGACGACAATAAAACCGCTCATAAGGTAAAAGTAACCGTTGCCGGAATCAATAAAAACACAGTCACCATCAACGCTGGGTTGGAGGATGCTAAAGCCCTTATTATCTCAGGATCCGCCTATCTTACTGATAACAGTGCTATAGTTGTTCAATCACCTAAAACTGCAGCCAAATGAAAATATCAGAATATGCTGTGAAGAACAGCCAGTTTACGTTGGTGATCTTTATCATGATTATTGCTTTGGGAGTAACCACTATGCTGAATATGCCCCGTTCCGAAGACCCGGAGATGCACCCCCCAGCTTTTTTGGTTATTGTTAATTACCCGGGAACAAGTCCGCGTGATATTGAAGACAGAGTAGTAACACCTTTAGAAAAAACAATAGGTGGTTTAGATGATATAAAACGTATCCGTACCAATATTTCCAACGGGGTTGCTGTATTAAGAGTTGAATATAAATACAGTAGTAATATCGATTCTAAATACCAGGAAATAGTTCGGGAGGTAAATAATAAACGAAGTGAGCTTCCTGCGGATATTACCAATATTGAGATTCAAAAGCAGCAACCAACAGACGTGAATGTATTGCAGGTTGCTCTGGTATCAGAAAATGCTCCGCGTAGCTTACTACAACACTTTGCCGAAAAATTACAGGACGAACTGGAGAAGGTATCTTCCCTAAAACAGGTGGCGATCTTTGGTCTACCAGGTCAGCAGGTTCGCATAGAGCTTGATCTTGAAAAAATGGCACAAATGCACTTACCCGTAAGCGCCGTAATTAACAGTTTACACAGTGAAATGGCCAGTGTTCCCGGAGGAAGTGTTGACGCTGCTCATCTTACATTTAATATCAAGAGTAATGATTATCGCACGCTTGATGCGGTGAATAGTACAATTGTTTATGCTGCAAACGGTAAAAATATTCTATTAAAAGACATTGCCCATGTATATTATGGCTATGGGGAAGAAAAACATATAACCCGATTGAACGGGCACCGTTGTGTGTTTGTAACGGCAGCACAAAAAGATGGGGAAAACATCAATAAAACGCAGGCGGATTACATTAAGGTGCTTATCAATTTTAAAAAACTATTACCCGTTAATGTAGATCTGGTACAAAATTTTGATCAGGCTGATAACGTGAGCAGGCGCTTAACCGGTTTAAGTCACGATTTTATTATCGCCATTTTACTGGTTGCCGTTACTTTGCTGCCTTTAGGTCTGCGTCCGGCTGTTATTGTGATGATTTCCATCCCGCTTTCACTGGCCATTGGTATTGTGTTATTGCAGCTGTTTGGGTTTAATCTGAATCAGTTAAGTATTGTAGGTTTAGTTGTTGCGTTGGGCCTTTTAGTAGATGACAGTATTGTTGTGGTAGAAAATATAGAACGTTGGATGCTGGAAGGGCATAGCCGCCTGGAAGCTACCTTGAAAGCAACCGGACAGATTGGTAAAGCTGTGGTGGGATGTACTGTTATCCTGATCATTGCATTTATGCCATTGGTGTTTTTACCTGAAGGATCGGGCGATTTTATCCGGTGTTTACCGCTGGCGGTTATTTTCTGCGTGTTGGCATCTATGCTGGTATCGTTAACCATTATTCCGTTCTTATCAAGCCGTCTGTTAAAAAATCATACCGGCAATCCCGAAGGAAATTTCCTGATGCGTGCATTGAAAAGACTAA encodes:
- a CDS encoding efflux RND transporter periplasmic adaptor subunit; the encoded protein is MKTFKYTGLLMCIPLMYSCKSHPVAISKNGGTDTIPVQTILLKQQNNNAIMAVSGQFTTDDEVMLSFKTGGIINSLNVKEGDAVKKGQLLATLNLTEINAQVQQASLSVEKAQRDYQRIQNLYKDSVATLEQLQNNKTALQQAQQQWNMAKYNRQYSEIHAPKDGYILRKLANAGQLVTAGTAVLQTNGAETNKWILRVGISDSEWARLQLNDHAQIQTTALPGQTLQGTVTRKSEGVDAVTGTFSADITLTGKKPKAIAAGMFGKAVITPTHTSEGGSEWQIPYEALLDGDGASGYVFVTDDNKTAHKVKVTVAGINKNTVTINAGLEDAKALIISGSAYLTDNSAIVVQSPKTAAK
- a CDS encoding TolC family protein, which gives rise to MYTLFTRGLIPIFTFLFLCHISALGQNHHQQLDDYVDIAFAQNQGLKEQQFDLDKAMSALKEAQAMYLPTVSLLGSYTRSAGGRTIDVPVGDLVNPVYTALNQLTNSNKFPQLKNESFLLNPNNFYDAKLRTSLPLINAEIRYNKLIKQQLITSQQAAVNVYKRALVKDIKTAYYRYYQSLQSIATYNSATLLIKENIRENESMLRNGIRNGTALLRSKTEQEKNNAALIQAQHNMKNAKSYFNFLLNRPLQDSILIENETVADIITAPDTSAGIGRREEIKQLRTMQQVYTLDYKLQKSGFIPKVNTFIDLGSQGFDFNVNNKTRYYLWGVNLQWDIFTGGQRKYRAEQSRANVNSTIAQLDQTQQSLQLQLDQTYNNYQSAKAAYKSITAQLLFAGKYYNDQLKAYRAGQLLYLELVDAQDQLTTARLQMADAEANVQIALAELEREQATYPINNPNQK
- a CDS encoding TetR/AcrR family transcriptional regulator — its product is MGVTERKEREKTEMRELITAAAMKMFLEDGYAKTSIRGIADAIEYSPGTIYLYFKDKDELLYEVQADAYGRLLEVFQKEATSTDPLERLSQIGRAYIDFGLNNPELYDLMFIIRSPMNVDEKLHKVNGENCLNFLIECLTNCISKDLLRINDVQQATLQIWSTVHGLVSLHLRCRLKIMVESEEEVPQMLIKTMEDYLASVTK